A genome region from Vulpes lagopus strain Blue_001 chromosome 7, ASM1834538v1, whole genome shotgun sequence includes the following:
- the SLC25A51 gene encoding mitochondrial nicotinamide adenine dinucleotide transporter SLC25A51, which yields MVDSEAHEKRPPILTSSKQDLSPHIANVGEMKHYLCGCCAAFNNVAITFPIQKVLFRQQLYGIKTRDAVLQLRRDGFRNLYRGILPPLMQKTTTLALMFGLYEDLSCLLRKHISTPEFATRSVAAVLAGTTEAIFTPLERVQTLLQDHKHHDKFTNTYQAFKALKCHGIREYYRGLVPVLFRNGFSNVLFFGLRGPIKEHLPTAKTHSAHLVNDFICGGLLGAMLGILFFPVNVVKTRMQSQIGGEFQSFPKVFQKIWLERDRKLTNLFRGAHLNYHRSLISWGIINTTYEFLLKII from the coding sequence ATGGTGGATTCAGAAGCTCATGAAAAGAGACCGCCCATCCTAACATCTTCAAAACAAGATCTGTCACCTCACATTGCAAATGTTGGTGAAATGAAGCATTACTTGTGTGGCTGCTGTGCAGCTTTCAACAATGTAGCAATCACATTTCCCATTCAGAAGGTGCTCTTTAGGCAGCAGCTGTATGGAATCAAAACCCGGGATGCAGTGCTTCAGTTGAGGAGGGATGGCTTTCGAAACTTGTACCGCGGAATCCTTCCCCCACTGATGCAGAAGACAACTACACTGGCACTTATGTTTGGTCTGTACGAAGACTTATCTTGCCTTCTCCGGAAGCATATCAGTACCCCTGAGTTTGCAACCCGTAGTGTGGCAGCAGTACTTGCAGGCACAACAGAAGCGATTTTCACTCCATTGGAAAGAGTTCAGACATTGCTTCAAGACCATAAGCATCATGACAAATTTACAAACACTTACCAGGCTTTCAAGGCACTCAAATGCCATGGAATTAGAGAGTATTATCGAGGCTTGGTACCTGTTCTTTTCCGCAATGGATTCAGCAATGTCCTTTTCTTTGGCCTTCGAGGTCCCATTAAGGAGCATCTGCCTACCGCCAAAACTCACAGCGCCCATTTGGTCAATGATTTTATCTGTGGAGGTCTGTTGGGTGCCATGTTGGGAATCTTGTTTTTCCCAGTTAATGTTGTGAAAACTCGCATGCAGTCTCAGATTGGTGGGGAATTTCAGTCTTTTCCCAAGGTTTTCCAGAAAATCTGGCTAGAGCGGGACAGGAAGCTGACAAATCTTTTCAGAGGTGCTCATCTGAATTACCATCGATCCCTCATCTCTTGGGGCATAATCAATACAACTTATGAGTTCTTGTTAAAGATTATATGA